The Salvia splendens isolate huo1 chromosome 21, SspV2, whole genome shotgun sequence genome includes a window with the following:
- the LOC121785241 gene encoding uncharacterized protein LOC121785241 has translation MPSGAKKRKAAKKKQGAQPNSNNPNPSLAASTQDVKHEDDRQSDVGEASSTTSNPSHHDLLTEGEEEKVQNRENAPPVEGVKIEGNNAVPIEREFKTGEEFPEKFEHEETERKSYDGGSSGSSRCSSRSSSDDESHGVKRSHAVIDTVPAISIGEASEAVVDCVPPVVSDKVLLLSESMKVNTSSPSGSKESGEKKGSVEEQVGGSETFYDAEATTPFAEYVGVASDLKTSVEETRERLSLSYNAPIATHDNGADLEKDSGVTESLLVPPPRPVQTTSWKGCCGLFELFTGSDR, from the exons ATGCCTTCAGGCGCCAAGAAGCGAAAAGCTGCTAAGAAAAAGCAGGGAGCTCAGCCCAACAGCAACAATCCCAATCCGTCCCTTGCTGCTTCCACTCAAG ATGTGAAGCACGAAGACGATAGGCAGAGTGACGTAGGCGAGGCTAGCTCGACCACATCTAACCCGAGTCACCACGACCTTCTGACCGAGGGCGAAGAGGAGAAGGTCCAGAATAGGGAGAATGCTCCTCCGGTGGAGGGTGTGAAAATTGAGGGGAACAACGCTGTCCCAATCGAAAGAGAATTCAAGACTGGGGAAGAATTCCCTGAAAAGTTTGAGCATGAGGAAACCGAGAGGAAATCATATGATGGAGGGTCATCCGGGAGCTCAAGATGTAGCAGCCGAAGCAGCTCGGATGATGAGTCTCACGGTGTTAAGAGGAGCCATGCTGTGATTGACACTGTGCCTGCCATCTCTATTGGCGAGGCAAGTGAGGCTGTTGTGGATTGTGTGCCACCTGTTGTCTCGGATAAGGTTTTATTGTTGAGCGAAAGTATGAAAGTGAACACAAGCTCCCCATCTGGATCTAAagaaagtggagagaaaaaggGCTCAGTTGAAGAGCAAGTTGGAGGTTCCGAAACTTTCTATGACGCAGAAGCAACCACTCCTTTTGCTGAGTATGTTGGGGTGGCTTCTGATCTGAAGACATCAGTGGAAGAAACTCGTGAACGGTTAAGTCTGTCATACAATGCTCCTATTGCTACTCATGATAATGGAGCGGATCTTGAAAAAGATTCAGGAGTTACAGAG TCGTTGCTGGTTCCCCCTCCTCGTCCCGTGCAAACGACATCATGGAAGGGTTGCTGTGGACTATTTGAACTGTTCACAGGGTCAGATAGATAA